The Oncorhynchus mykiss isolate Arlee chromosome 17, USDA_OmykA_1.1, whole genome shotgun sequence genomic interval tgtaaatcaggcctttgtggtctaattgctgcaaagaaaccactactaaagaacaccaataagaagaagagccttgcttgggccaagaaagacGAGCAGTgggcattagaccggtggaaatatgtcctttggtctgatgagcccaAATTTAAGActtctggttccaaccgccatgtctttgtctttgtgaggaacttttcttaaacggaagcaaatggaacgaaACAGGGATAAACTTACCTTTGTCCAACAGAAACTCTAAtgtgcaactgttggactaatgactaatgattaaaccctagatcagctagatgcaggcaagtgtgcaaggcagtattgaacgCGTCTGTCACCTTGATTCCTCTAAATTATCTGGACCTGTGCACCTATGTTTTAAACTTGAATTCATAGGCCAGGTTGTAGCATCCTCGTGATGGGTAGAGGGAAAATGAGTAtcgtgtagtagcctaaacctatcgatgttccATTGATCtggatgaatggaatatgaatgacaggcATCCAGtctgctgtaatagaaataaggctcatacatttaaaaaatatatattccttcTCATCTTaaaacggcaccgaccgccacagCTTTACttacagtatagcctacctgtAAAACACCAGATATAATGACTCTTCAACCCTCCATAATAAAGAGAGACAGGATACTTACAATAGTTGTGTTTATTTTCTGCCATTTAGAAGtttttgttgtttacattttccgtgactaaattatatattttttcttcttttaaaaaaaaaagtgatgtaGAAATCCAACTAGAATATATGATGTCTGTGATTACTCAGGATTCTCTATGGATTCCACAATGTCAACTTCACTCAGTTTTCTCTGCCGTGCTGCCTTTTTGGTGATTCCTGAAATAGGGATATGTTCACAATAAAGCCTTCTCATACCagctttattttaagaacatgGTAAGGAATCTCTCCAGGGTGAGTTAGCTTGTGTTTCTTTAGGTCTCCTAGGGGACTGAATCTTTTCCTCACACTGTGCCAGTGAAATGGTGGGTCTTCAAATTTGTTCACTGACTGAAGCTTTCCACACAGGGAGCAGCTGCCACAATCCTTTGCAAGTCATTTTTTACCCCCTTTATCTAACCAGGTAAGTTATTATTAGTCATAATTAGCTGGTGTTATTTTGGAAATAAACTGGTGAAACTATCCCCACATTGATAGCAGAGTTAAGGCTTCTCCCCTATGTGAACAAACGGGTGTCTTCAGATCTAACAACACAGCTTTTCTCCTGTATGAATTCCCTGATGCTTCTTCAAATTTGCTGATTGACTGAAACGCTTCCCACACGTTGCGGTATTGAGCGGCGGtgttgtttctctcctgtgtgaattacGTTACGTTAGGTGGACGTTAGGTGGTGTAAATGACTGACACACTTCCCACAATGAGAGCATTGTTAAGGCTTCTCTACGGTGTGGGTTAGTTGGTGTCTCTTTAGGTTTCCTACCAGACTGAAACGCTTTCCACACTGAGAAcagtggtaaggtttctcccctgtgtgagttATCTGATGTTTCTTCAGAGTTGATGAATGACTGAAACTCTtaccacactgggagcattggaacAGCTTTCCACCCGTGTGAATCAGCTGGTGTTTCTTTAGAAAATATAAACTGGTGAAACTATCCCCACAttgagagcagtggtaaggcttctctcctgtgtgaattaaCTGGTGTGTATTTAGGTTGGCTAACTgactgaaactcttcccacaatgAGAGCAGaggtaaggcttttctccagtATGAGTTAGGTGGTGTTTCTTTAGGAAATATAAACTGGTGAAACTATCCCCACATTGAGAGCAgaggtaaggcttctctcctgtgtgagttatCTGGTGTGGCTTCAGTTCAGATAACGtggtgaaactcttcccacattgagaacaaaggtaaggcttctctcctgtgtgagttagTTGGTGTCTTTTCAGACTTGATAACTGactgaaactctttccacattgggagcagtggaaaggcttctctcctgtgtgcgtTCTCGTGTGTGACTTTAATTCTCTTGGAGATCTGAAATCcttcccacactgagagcagttgtatggcttctctcctgtgtgaattaaCTGGTGTGTATTTCGGTTGGCTAACTgactgaaactcttcccacaatgAGAGCAGAGGTAAGACTTCTGTCCTGTGTGAGTTAGGTGGTGGTTTCTCAAAGTTGTTAACTGactgaaactctttccacattgggagcagtggtaaggcttctctcctgtgtgggttCTCTGGTGCGTCTTTAGATGGTCCGAATGACTGCAACCCTTTCCACAAACAGTGCAGTggtatggcttctctcctgtgtgagttctCTGGTGCGTCTTGAGTTTGCTTGGTGTTTCACATCTCATCCCACATTGACCACACGGGTATGTCGCCATCGTTTTTTGAGTCTGTTTTGATTTGAGGTGAGTTGGACAAATAACACTGCCTCTGCAATCTGAGCAGGGTCGGGGCCTACAAGTGTGTCTTCTCAACTCCTCTGGATCATAGAAACTAGTGAAGCAGTCCATGCAGTGGTGATGTTTCTGTCTTGAGTTCCTCCGTCTGTGTTGTTTATGGTTTCCTGATGCTGTGGAACTGGGCTCACTGTCTGAACCTGGGTTGGAGATCTCTCCTGTGGGAATATGAACAGATATGGGATTAGAATCAGGAACAGCATTGAAATGGTCTTTAACAGtcgtttttatatcaatatcaaaccATTTATTGGGTAACAACTGAGTACTTCACtttaatacactgaacaaaaatataaatgcaagaagcaacaatttcaaaaattatactcataaaaggaaatcagtgaattgaaaaacattctatggatttcacatgactgggaatacagatatgcatcggttggtcatagatacggggcggcagggtagcctagtggttagagcgttggactagtaacaagttgcaagttcaaatcccgagctgacaaggaacacagtagcttatgcctgcccataccatacaTCAttaccactctgttcacaacgttatcAGCAAAtcactcgcccacacgacaccatacacgctTTCTGTCATCtgaccggtacagttgaaaccgggattcatccgtgaagagcacacttctccagcgtgcttatggtagagaattgaacattaaattatctagCAACAGCTACTGCTCCCTAAAAACTTGAAATATCTTTGGCCttgtgttgcgtgacaaaactgcacattttagattggtcttttattgtccccagttccagttgatcatgctgtttaatcagtttcttgatatgccacacctgtcaggtggatggattctctttgcgaaggagaaatgctcactaacagttgaaaccgggattcatccgtgaagagcacacaaTTTGTGCCCCAAATttaaataaactttttgtgcatgcacatttctgggatgttttctttcagctcatgaaatattgGACCAATATTTTAcaggttgcgtttatatttttgttcagtgtagatttcCATCGAAATTGGGAAGGGAAAAAAATAAGCTttttagcaacaacaaaaaaaaaactttctccAGCAAGAACTTTGCACAATTTACcacatggtgacatcaccatggaaGCCTCAACTCCCGGCCACACAAGTATGCTGATTACAAGGTCCTGCGTAAAACAGCAACtaacaggatttttttttaaatcacacttTTAGTGTTAGTTTCATGAGCTGTCGTACAAAATGatgtaaaacacaggaaaaactgCATTTTGAGTGCACTTGGACTTTAAAATCTAGATTCCTTATTTAAACCAATAACAAAGAAAACACCACATCTCTGTTGTGGTAAAACTCTGAGGGAAATGTAACCACTGTCAAATGAAATAGACAGATCTGAagatacaaggactgaccatgcatgatatcaacattatagttttaaacaTGTTTAGAGGCGATACAGTGTTTGGTTACATTTaacattgtttacaaatattggagtaaaacaagcttgtaTGTTTGGTTCTGATGGGGAACGACCAATGAACTACGAGCCATTTCTAAGTTACATtcatcaagaatcaatgggtaaatatcatttttttcaaagtcaaaaaatggatgtagcagcAAAGGATTCTAGATTTAAGAATGTTCCCCATTGTACACAAGGTCCAATGAAAATGTTTACTTCTGCTTTGTCcctgaaagacacacacacaggt includes:
- the LOC110495039 gene encoding zinc finger protein 2 homolog, encoding MSSVKPSMSEPKSPGSYCGVPAQRSSQWGPEMVLVKLEDCSQPLELNVIVKEEEEEERGIKEEGEERAFKEEAEERAFKEEEAEERAFKEEEAEERAFKEEAEERAFTKEQRAVTEEAEERAFTAEQRAFKEEAEERAYKEEEEAERAFKEEQRAVTEEAEEREEAERAFKEEQREVTEEVEERAFTAEQRAVTERAEERAFTEVENREEEEEVDGNTDPGEISNPGSDSEPSSTASGNHKQHRRRNSRQKHHHCMDCFTSFYDPEELRRHTCRPRPCSDCRGSVICPTHLKSKQTQKTMATYPCGQCGMRCETPSKLKTHQRTHTGEKPYHCTVCGKGCSHSDHLKTHQRTHTGEKPYHCSQCGKSFSQLTTLRNHHLTHTGQKSYLCSHCGKSFSQLANRNTHQLIHTGEKPYNCSQCGKDFRSPRELKSHTRTHTGEKPFHCSQCGKSFSQLSSLKRHQLTHTGEKPYLCSQCGKSFTTLSELKPHQITHTGEKPYLCSQCGDSFTSLYFLKKHHLTHTGEKPYLCSHCGKSFSQLANLNTHQLIHTGEKPYHCSQCGDSFTSLYFLKKHQLIHTGGKLFQCSQCGKSFSHSSTLKKHQITHTGEKPYHCSQCGKRFSLVGNLKRHQLTHTVEKP